In a single window of the Hydrogenobaculum sp. 3684 genome:
- a CDS encoding hydrogenase 4 membrane component (E), which produces MEKEIFALVGFWEIILSIFMQWQAYTISNIKTFSVQSWILGIFLLWAGVFHGFTALIILALLTIITRAIAMPLYLGNTIRKQIYRARENKHRISTGLSILISLLLAVFGYLVYYLILAGYGQSLVSIPITLMLQGAFLIVSRSNAYSQLIGYLVMENSMFLLSFLFSELPFIVEAGIILDVLGVVVVAGLLMRVRDEDIEKEEELLG; this is translated from the coding sequence TTTGCGCTGGTGGGTTTTTGGGAAATTATACTTTCTATTTTTATGCAATGGCAAGCTTATACTATAAGCAATATCAAAACATTTTCTGTGCAGTCTTGGATTTTAGGTATCTTTTTGTTGTGGGCTGGGGTTTTTCACGGTTTTACAGCCCTCATTATACTAGCTTTACTGACAATTATAACAAGAGCTATAGCAATGCCTTTGTATTTGGGTAATACTATAAGAAAGCAAATATATAGAGCAAGGGAAAATAAACATAGGATTAGCACAGGTCTTTCTATACTTATATCTTTGCTTTTGGCTGTGTTTGGATACCTTGTATATTATTTGATTTTGGCCGGATATGGTCAATCTTTGGTTTCTATCCCTATTACCCTTATGCTTCAAGGTGCTTTTTTAATAGTCTCTCGTTCTAACGCTTATTCACAATTAATTGGTTATCTTGTGATGGAAAATTCTATGTTCTTGCTTTCTTTTCTCTTTAGTGAACTGCCTTTTATAGTAGAAGCTGGTATTATCTTGGATGTTTTGGGTGTTGTGGTGGTGGCCGGTCTTTTAATGAGGGTAAGGGATGAAGATATAGAAAAAGAGGAGGAACTTTTAGGATGA